From Methanomassiliicoccales archaeon LGM-RCC1, one genomic window encodes:
- a CDS encoding DUF6290 family protein, protein MASCTVRMSDRDKDLMESYAEFYGVTLSEFIRQSVMERLEDEFDIRCANEAYSEYLEDPENVTVPESLS, encoded by the coding sequence ATGGCAAGCTGCACAGTCCGTATGAGCGACAGAGACAAGGACCTCATGGAATCGTATGCCGAGTTCTACGGCGTGACCCTCAGCGAGTTCATCAGGCAATCCGTAATGGAGAGGCTGGAGGATGAGTTCGACATCAGATGCGCCAACGAGGCGTACTCCGAATATCTCGAGGATCCCGAGAACGTTACCGTTCCGGAATCGCTGTCGTAG